In a genomic window of Vibrio gigantis:
- the phnR gene encoding phosphonate utilization transcriptional regulator PhnR gives MQYVKIKDVIVEQIESGMLTPRQKLPAERKLAESFDTTRVTLREALSSLEAEGRIFREDRRGWFISPEPLRYDPTQTLNFTNMALSQNRKPKTELVAAKGMLATKEATKLLELQPFSDVYRVDRVRYLEDRPVVYVTNYIRPELFPNLLEHDLSKSLTDIYREHFGVVYQKIRYRVSTTSLLGETAQALRATSGSPAMVVERVNYNQNGDLIDCDIEYWRHDAISIESIAQLER, from the coding sequence GTGCAGTACGTAAAAATCAAAGATGTCATCGTAGAGCAGATAGAGTCGGGGATGTTAACGCCACGACAGAAGTTGCCTGCGGAACGTAAGCTGGCCGAGTCGTTTGATACGACTCGAGTTACCTTACGTGAAGCTTTGTCTTCACTTGAAGCGGAAGGGCGCATTTTTCGAGAAGACCGACGTGGTTGGTTTATCTCTCCAGAGCCGCTTCGCTATGATCCAACACAAACACTAAACTTCACCAATATGGCGTTGTCGCAAAATCGTAAGCCGAAAACAGAGTTGGTGGCCGCGAAAGGCATGTTAGCGACCAAGGAAGCGACTAAGCTTCTTGAGTTGCAACCTTTCTCAGATGTTTATCGAGTAGACAGAGTTCGGTACCTTGAAGATAGGCCCGTTGTGTATGTGACAAATTACATTCGACCAGAGTTGTTCCCTAACTTACTTGAACATGATTTATCGAAATCACTGACGGACATTTACCGTGAACATTTTGGTGTGGTCTATCAGAAGATCCGTTACCGAGTGAGCACAACGTCTTTGCTTGGCGAAACAGCGCAAGCTCTACGTGCCACGTCTGGCTCCCCAGCTATGGTTGTCGAACGTGTTAACTACAACCAAAACGGCGATTTGATTGACTGCGATATTGAGTATTGGCGCCACGACGCGATCAGTATTGAGTCGATAGCCCAACTAGAGCGCTAG
- a CDS encoding TRAP transporter substrate-binding protein, whose protein sequence is MKALTKTLIAASLTGLFATSAMAADFKLKIQSSDPSGDLNFKVQQKWAERVETMSNGRIDIDLLPVGAVVKHTETLGAIKMGILDGHITATGYFSGKDPAFGLIGNMVGAWSDTTQLLQYMNYGGGNELMTELYKPYGVQFVGASTTGVESFISKKPIDGVADLKGLKLRAPEGLVQQVFAAAGATPVNLPGSEVFTGLSKGVIDAADYTVFSTNQKAGMNDIATHPVQPGFHSLPLIDISVSQKKWDKMPADLQTILQTSVRDFSYDMTTQLKMADQAAVKEAQANPEITIHDWSQEERKKFREIAKGQWKVFAERSENAQKVYDSVTVFLEENGLL, encoded by the coding sequence ATGAAAGCTTTGACTAAAACGCTGATTGCTGCTTCCCTCACTGGCCTATTTGCTACATCAGCAATGGCTGCAGACTTTAAACTTAAGATTCAATCTTCAGATCCATCTGGTGATTTGAACTTCAAGGTTCAGCAAAAGTGGGCTGAGCGTGTAGAGACGATGTCTAACGGACGCATCGACATCGACCTTCTGCCTGTAGGCGCTGTGGTTAAACACACAGAAACGCTTGGCGCGATCAAAATGGGCATCCTAGATGGTCACATCACAGCAACGGGTTACTTCTCTGGTAAAGATCCAGCATTTGGCCTTATTGGTAACATGGTTGGTGCGTGGTCTGATACAACACAACTGCTTCAGTACATGAACTACGGTGGCGGTAACGAGTTAATGACTGAGCTGTACAAGCCTTACGGTGTTCAGTTCGTTGGCGCTTCAACTACAGGCGTAGAATCTTTTATCTCTAAAAAGCCAATCGACGGCGTAGCGGATCTTAAAGGTCTTAAACTGCGTGCGCCTGAAGGTCTAGTACAACAAGTGTTTGCGGCCGCAGGTGCGACGCCTGTTAACTTGCCGGGTTCTGAAGTCTTTACGGGTCTAAGCAAAGGCGTAATCGATGCTGCAGACTACACAGTGTTCTCTACTAACCAAAAAGCGGGCATGAACGACATTGCGACACACCCAGTTCAACCTGGCTTCCACTCGCTACCGTTGATCGATATCTCTGTTTCTCAGAAGAAGTGGGACAAGATGCCTGCTGATCTACAAACAATTTTACAAACATCAGTTCGTGACTTCTCTTATGACATGACGACTCAGTTGAAGATGGCTGATCAAGCAGCAGTTAAAGAAGCACAAGCGAACCCAGAAATTACTATCCATGACTGGTCTCAAGAAGAACGTAAGAAGTTCCGTGAAATCGCTAAAGGTCAGTGGAAAGTATTTGCAGAGCGTTCTGAGAACGCACAGAAAGTTTATGATTCAGTAACTGTGTTCCTAGAAGAAAACGGCTTACTGTAA
- a CDS encoding EamA family transporter, with translation MEFSAIIIVIISALLHAGWNVLGKSNQGSGSSFFLASGFAAAVILTPYLIWYGYSVGYANITIPFWQLLFLSGICQIIYLIGLGIAYKQADIGVIYPMARALPVLMVGLGTVLIGYELSLNQWVGFALITLGCLFVPLKQFSELTLKAYLNLGVLWALIAAIGTTGYSIIDKEALLLLEPLSTPSITNKHTAIFYLGIQFWAIVLPLSLWLLVSNQRIEFYNAWLLRKRATLAGIMMASTYGLVLFAMTMTENVSLVVALRQVSIIFGVVMGIYFLKEKWHATRGVGVVFIIAGLVISLI, from the coding sequence ATGGAATTCTCTGCCATCATCATTGTGATAATTTCGGCTCTGCTGCATGCGGGGTGGAATGTTCTAGGTAAATCTAATCAAGGTTCGGGCTCGTCTTTCTTCCTAGCGTCTGGTTTTGCCGCTGCCGTGATTCTGACTCCCTATTTGATTTGGTATGGCTACAGCGTCGGCTATGCAAACATTACGATTCCATTTTGGCAGTTGCTCTTCTTGAGTGGCATTTGCCAAATTATCTATTTAATCGGCTTAGGCATTGCCTATAAACAGGCTGATATTGGTGTGATTTACCCAATGGCACGAGCGCTGCCAGTGTTAATGGTTGGTTTAGGCACGGTGTTGATTGGCTATGAGTTGTCACTGAATCAATGGGTAGGATTTGCACTGATTACATTGGGCTGTTTGTTCGTCCCGCTTAAGCAATTTTCTGAACTAACGCTCAAGGCCTATCTTAACCTTGGCGTGTTATGGGCGTTAATAGCTGCAATAGGCACCACGGGTTACTCCATTATTGATAAAGAGGCGCTTCTATTATTGGAGCCTTTAAGCACGCCTAGTATTACTAATAAACACACGGCGATTTTCTACTTGGGTATCCAGTTCTGGGCGATTGTGCTTCCACTGAGCCTGTGGTTGCTCGTTTCAAATCAACGAATCGAGTTTTATAACGCTTGGTTATTGCGTAAAAGAGCAACACTTGCTGGCATCATGATGGCGTCGACTTATGGATTGGTATTGTTTGCAATGACTATGACAGAGAACGTCAGCTTGGTTGTCGCACTTCGGCAAGTAAGCATCATCTTCGGTGTTGTGATGGGGATCTACTTTTTAAAGGAAAAGTGGCACGCCACTCGCGGTGTAGGCGTTGTTTTTATCATTGCTGGTCTAGTTATCTCACTGATTTAA